In Rutidosis leptorrhynchoides isolate AG116_Rl617_1_P2 chromosome 2, CSIRO_AGI_Rlap_v1, whole genome shotgun sequence, one genomic interval encodes:
- the LOC139891767 gene encoding light-harvesting complex-like protein 3 isotype 2, chloroplastic, producing the protein MSSSMALFSLTPTTKLSSFPSLSKTHLPINLYMSIKPQRQLLFVSVRCTENGSGAAAVIVEDKTDSEVGNGAPVANSVEEVGLKFEDPKWVSGTWDLKQFQKGGATDWDAVIDAEVKRRKFLEDNPESSNNDFPVVFDTAIIPWWAWMKRFHLPEAELLNGRAAMVGFFMAYFVDSLTGVGLVDQMGNFFCKTLLFVAVAGVLLIRKNEDVDNLKKLLDETTFYDKQWQATWQDEKKE; encoded by the exons ATGTCTTCATCAATGGCGTTATTTTCTTTAACCCCAACAACAAAGCTTTCTTCTTTTCCATCTTTATCAAAAACCCACTTGCCAATTAACTTATATATGTCTATAAAGCCTCAAAGGCAGTTGCTTTTTGTGTCAGTTAGATGTACCGAAAATGGGTCCGGAGCTGCTGCCGTTATTGTTGAAGATAAGACAGATTCCGAGGTTGGAAACGGAGCTCCGGTGGCGAATTCGGTTGAGGAAGTGGGTCTGAAATTTGAAGACCCGAAATGGGTTTCGGGTACTTGGGATTTAAAGCAGTTTCAGAAAGGTGGAGCTACTGATTGGGATGCTGTTATTGATGCTG AGGTTAAAAGGAGGAAATTTCTAGAAGACAATCCAGAATCTTCCAACAATGACTTCCCTGTAGTTTTTGACACCGCAATTATTCCATGGTGGGCATGGATGAAGCGGTTCCATCTTCCTGAAGCCGAACTGCTCAATG GCCGAGCTGCAATGGTAGGATTCTTCATGGCTTACTTTGTGGATAGTTTGACCGGGGTCGGTCTAGTTGACCAAATGGGAAATTTCTTCTGCAAAACACTTCTATTCGTAGCAGTAGCTGGTGTTCTTCTAATCCGAAAGAACGAGGATGTTGATAACTTAAAGAAATTACTTGACGAGACAACATTCTACGACAAGCAGTGGCAAGCAACTTGGCAAGACGAGAAGAAAGAATAA